A genome region from Salvia splendens isolate huo1 chromosome 19, SspV2, whole genome shotgun sequence includes the following:
- the LOC121778232 gene encoding E3 ubiquitin-protein ligase BOI-like — translation MDFDAQDFSLVWFHAPQLPDLDVASSSLSSQILNQNADMDHFLHLQSSRLRIAIMEEEARQREITMQRCETRANALLLHKDQQIAAARDRKMELQRLLKSAELEAAAWERAARERESEVAELTKQLMEATSFCSSSSSTSVLKSCKVCHGGQSSVVLFPCRHICCCRSCEPLLDHCPLCQSLKEATLQVFI, via the exons ATGGATTTTGATGCTCAAGATTTCTCCCTTGTTTGGTTTCACGCACCACAACTTCCAGATCTAGACGTTGCTTCATCTTCCCTCTCTTCCCAGATCCTCAATCAGAATGCGGACATGGATCATTTCCTCCACCTGCAG AGCAGCAGGCTGCGGATAGCAATCATGGAAGAGGAGGCGCGGCAGAGAGAGATAACAATGCAGCGATGCGAAACCAGAGCAAACGCTCTCCTCCTCCACAAAGACCAACAGATCGCCGCCGCAAGAGATAGAAAGATGGAGCTCCAGCGCTTGCTGAAATCGGCGGAGCTGGAAGCCGCAGCGTGGGAGAGAGccgcgagagagagagaatccGAAGTGGCCGAGCTCACCAAACAGCTGATGGAAGCGACGTCGTTTTGCTCCTCGTCATCATCCACGTCAGTACTGAAAAGTTGCAAAGTGTGCCACGGTGGACAGTCGAGCGTCGTTTTGTTTCCGTGCAGACACATTTGCTGCTGCAGATCTTGTGAGCCGCTTTTGGACCACTGCCCACTCTGCCAATCACTCAAGGAGGCTACTTTGcaagtttttatttaa
- the LOC121779902 gene encoding uncharacterized protein LOC121779902, whose product MSRCFPYPPPGYALSSARKDALIDSIKLQKPKVQAKEQRKEKKRDKKEKKKDKSSLKNLGNSDVVHSHFSEKFWSDGIGDFSQKGSKAEIEQLERSGLTEEHAKPVFLPGPSSSSDSTENSNKRKRQPSPVDVRRGHGKIIRIRLTSKKQTQSDVPSVNEQKPCSTSSRIHAPCQINNDVSLRQRSADFCSTSGSTSQCLVLKSDGERIHVASNQNKNAPPFETKVLPAASKQIKNAPPLEIKAVPSADKVLTAMQKEGLRYQNLIENWVSPQMLQDVCVDNEDEDWLFGSKSKLERSEKKRVHRDDGIPCLNTLSLWPRAQYLPEVDLFALPYTVPF is encoded by the exons ATGTCTCGGTGCTTTCCCTACCCACCACCGGGCTATGCTTTGAGCAGCGCCAGAAAAGATGCCTTGATCGATTCGATTAAG CTCCAAAAGCCAAAGGTCCAAGCTAAGGAACAGAGGAAGGAGAAGAAAAGggataaaaaagagaaaaagaaagacaAGAGTAGTCTGAAGAATCTTGGCAACTCTGATGTTGTCCATAGTCATTTTAGTGAAAAATTCTGGAGTGATGGCATAGGTGATTTCTCACAAAAGGGAAGCAAAGCTGAGATTGAACAATTGGAACGGAGTGGCCTCACGGAGGAGCATGCAAAGCCTGTTTTCTTGCCTGGTCCGAGCTCTTCCTCTGACAGCACTGAGAATAGCAACAAGAGGAAGAGACAGCCTTCCCCTGTTGATGTTAGGCGCGGTCATG GTAAAATTATCCGGATACGGCTAACTTCAAAGAAGCAAACCCAATCTGATGTTCCATCAGTCAACGAGCAGAAACCATGTTCTACATCGAGTAGAATTCATGCTCCTTGCCAAATCAATAATGATGTTTCTCTGAGACAGAGAAGTGCAGACTTTTGTTCCACatcagggtcaaccagccaatGTCTTGTTCTAAAGAGTGATGGAGAACGGATTCATGTTGCCTCTAACCAGAACAAGAATGCTCCTCCCTTTGAAACTAAAGTGTTGCCTGCTGCCTCTAAGCAGATCAAGAATGCTCCTCCCTTGGAAATTAAAGCTGTGCCTTCAGCAGATAAAGTTTTGACTGCAATGCAGAAAGAGGGGCTTCGTTACCAAAATCTGATTGAGAATTGGGTCTCACCCCAAATGCTGCAAGATGTTTGTGTTGATAATGAAGATGAAGATTGGCTCTTTGGGAGCAAGAGTAAATTGGAAAGGTCTGAAAAGAAACGGGTGCACAGAGATGATGGCATACCCTGCTTGAACACGTTGTCATTGTGGCCCCGTGCACAATACTTACCGGAGGTGGACCTATTTGCATTGCCGTACACTGTTCCTTTTTGA
- the LOC121778920 gene encoding uncharacterized protein LOC121778920: protein MATLLPELIFEILSRTSLETLEQCKSVSKDWKQIIYDPTFIPLHSLRTNSLFGYFFQTLKSSNYRSAFVSTAAGAIESTWPRCDGVEILASCDQGILICERQICCRNKRFYACKPATAQWQPLPNPKLRYQTKAVAVVVARSHPLRYVIVRLYALGSQLHCEIFDSERWRWEKIIECSPPYGEIVMNGSPSVTTAGRFVHWLTLNDSVLTLDVEKRRFRCSALPGCLPKSRWTWPRLVEYEGELGFMCQVEEKEMEVWSNGKKKAVVNMRDTGLQHPVAVEFCSSNVVFITSMEGGGFYNLQNRSFSKVEVPYDLRIPLQVFRFRSDTQIVHLNPSQHHNNKIHLSCSM from the coding sequence ATGGCGACATTGCTGCCGGAGTTGATCTTCGAGATTCTGAGCCGAACAAGTTTGGAAACGTTGGAACAATGCAAATCCGTTTCAAAGGATTGGAAACAAATCATTTACGACCCCACTTTTATCCCTCTCCATTCCCTACGAACCAACTCCCTCTTCGGCTATTTCTTCCAAACCTTGAAATCTTCGAATTACCGCTCCGCCTTCGTCTCCACAGCCGCCGGAGCCATCGAATCCACGTGGCCCCGCTGCGACGGCGTCGAAATCCTAGCCTCCTGCGATCAAGGCATTCTCATCTGTGAGAGACAAATCTGCTGCCGCAACAAGCGGTTCTACGCCTGCAAGCCCGCCACCGCCCAATGGCAACCTCTCCCCAATCCCAAACTCCGCTACCAAACCAAGGCCGTtgccgtcgtcgtcgcccgaTCCCATCCCCTTCGCTACGTCATCGTTCGATTGTACGCGTTAGGGAGCCAGCTCCACTGCGAGATCTTCGATTCCGAGAGATGGAGATGGGAGAAGATTATCGAATGCTCGCCTCCCTACGGAGAGATTGTGATGAATGGCTCGCCCTCTGTCACCACCGCAGGCCGATTCGTGCACTGGCTTACATTGAACGACAGCGTGCTGACGCTGGACGTGGAGAAGAGGCGTTTTCGATGCTCTGCGCTGCCAGGATGCCTTCCTAAGAGTAGATGGACGTGGCCGAGGTTGGTGGAATATGAAGGGgaattagggtttatgtgtCAAGTTGAGGAAAAAGAGATGGAGGTGTGGAGCAATGGAAAGAAGAAGGCGGTGGTGAATATGAGAGATACGGGTTTGCAACACCCGGTGGCTGTGGAGTTTTGCAGTAGCAATGTGGTTTTCATAACAAGTATGGAAGGAGGTGGTTTTTATAATTTGCAAAATCGCAGTTTTAGTAAAGTTGAAGTACCTTACGATCTTAGGATTCCATTGCAAGTGTTTCGATTCAGATCCGATACACAAATTGTTCATCTCAATCCCTCCCAACACCACAACAACAAGATACACCTTTCTTGTAGCATGTAA